One genomic window of Gracilinema caldarium DSM 7334 includes the following:
- a CDS encoding P83/100 family protein, producing MKAKYILLIILTALFMFPSVFAIEVDKAELESTRNSSILFISYEGPHGRIETREDIRGIGYALGRAIKAGALRAGSTNRYFAIHSVTTGTTQLDADIFGLGIDVGVDHIKNLRLILQGYLEGAYDYSASDAALLAQFITIYNAVYRGNWNYVTSRYTPKVVSELTKEKTGLSIRFDEWPGQSLILIPLAIGQAGSLSAIDTSQITQKPVIEQLKKDKDLGLDARKDMVDLKEREAQEAKQTAQVQKEAIAQEEARLAAEKAALEQDKAYLAEEKTRAEQASEKAGSVQQSGTVKAAAESKKADEKTLSPQELAAKEETIRAQEQAIAKKEQALEAQKQEVAAAEARAAQKEQEAKAERAEIAKDQQQVIQRQEAAKTVPEGLLGISLLQNTNALGRLVLVNPTNGTAMKQSTLNTINSRAMLILPDKIIAIAGQAQGSGAVRLVQIDPKSLEMLKQGDVDIASTSLLWAQGQDIFALANTSGKLYLARFDQNLQLLNKSTTEIHPFASVLFYGETLLTQKADGTPLLLNSKNLTENKAQ from the coding sequence ATGAAAGCCAAGTATATACTGCTCATCATACTTACAGCACTGTTCATGTTCCCCTCAGTTTTTGCTATCGAAGTAGATAAGGCAGAACTGGAATCCACCCGGAACAGTTCGATACTCTTTATTAGCTATGAGGGTCCCCATGGCAGAATCGAGACCAGGGAAGATATCCGCGGCATCGGCTATGCCTTAGGCAGGGCAATTAAGGCTGGAGCCTTACGGGCCGGTAGTACAAACCGTTATTTTGCTATCCACTCAGTAACAACAGGGACTACCCAGCTCGATGCGGACATTTTTGGGCTTGGGATTGATGTAGGGGTAGATCATATTAAAAACCTGCGGCTTATTCTGCAGGGCTATCTGGAAGGCGCCTATGATTATAGCGCTTCCGATGCAGCCTTGCTAGCCCAATTTATTACAATTTATAATGCGGTCTATCGGGGCAACTGGAACTATGTTACCAGCCGATATACACCTAAGGTAGTCAGTGAACTTACCAAAGAGAAGACCGGTCTTTCTATCCGGTTTGATGAATGGCCGGGGCAGTCGCTGATACTTATACCCCTTGCTATAGGTCAGGCCGGGTCGCTCAGTGCCATCGACACCAGTCAAATAACTCAAAAACCAGTAATTGAACAGCTTAAAAAAGATAAAGATCTTGGGCTCGATGCTCGTAAAGATATGGTAGATCTCAAAGAACGGGAAGCCCAGGAAGCGAAGCAAACAGCTCAAGTTCAGAAAGAAGCCATAGCCCAGGAAGAAGCACGACTTGCCGCAGAGAAGGCAGCTCTTGAACAGGATAAAGCCTACCTTGCTGAAGAAAAAACCAGGGCTGAACAAGCATCAGAAAAAGCAGGATCGGTACAACAGAGCGGAACAGTCAAAGCCGCTGCGGAATCGAAAAAAGCCGATGAAAAAACACTGAGTCCCCAAGAACTGGCGGCTAAAGAAGAAACCATAAGGGCTCAGGAACAGGCTATTGCCAAAAAAGAACAGGCTCTGGAAGCTCAAAAACAGGAAGTTGCAGCTGCAGAAGCCAGGGCAGCACAAAAAGAACAGGAAGCTAAAGCAGAACGGGCAGAAATAGCCAAGGACCAGCAGCAGGTCATTCAGAGGCAGGAAGCAGCAAAAACCGTCCCAGAGGGCCTTCTTGGGATCAGTCTACTGCAAAATACCAATGCCCTTGGAAGACTCGTTCTGGTAAATCCCACTAACGGTACTGCCATGAAACAGTCGACTCTGAATACGATCAACAGCAGGGCTATGCTTATCCTGCCGGATAAAATCATTGCGATCGCCGGTCAAGCCCAGGGTAGCGGCGCAGTACGGCTGGTCCAGATTGATCCGAAGAGCCTTGAAATGCTGAAACAGGGAGATGTAGATATTGCATCTACGAGCCTGCTCTGGGCTCAGGGCCAGGATATTTTTGCGCTGGCCAATACATCGGGGAAACTGTATCTCGCCCGTTTTGATCAGAATTTACAGCTGCTGAATAAATCGACCACAGAGATTCATCCATTCGCTTCTGTACTGTTCTATGGTGAAACCCTATTAACCCAAAAAGCAGATGGAACACCCTTATTACTAAACAGCAAGAATTTAACCGAAAATAAAGCTCAATAA
- a CDS encoding class I SAM-dependent RNA methyltransferase, whose protein sequence is MAIGEKVSGIIVSIAAGGAGILRWQGKTLFIDYTAPGDLVSAVITEETPSWGRATLQKIHEASPHRTQSPCPYYQHCGGCNLQHLTYTMQLQIKQQLLQDHFTRIGGINRLPHINIVASEPYGYRNRMQFHRVPKPKTGQSRVGLKERSSDQVLPIETCPIANAGIQRALQAKELVPPPALDRFTVYSRFDMFLQEGKQQRGTVPLLGAPIHMDAGVFFQSNAQVLEKLLETVRSVAAQADHSLPAGDLYCGVGTFAYFIQDIFSALDLMEENPKALALAKENITHSQARYFAVSDEQWAKQALTKHQAHRYGFMVLDPPREGLSPSLRNYLSTEGPPLIAYVSCDPATQARDCKSLVQAGYTLERLEFYDFYPQTSHIESLAVLRRA, encoded by the coding sequence ATGGCAATTGGTGAAAAAGTATCAGGCATCATAGTGTCTATTGCTGCCGGAGGGGCGGGAATTCTGCGTTGGCAGGGAAAGACTCTGTTCATCGATTATACCGCACCGGGCGACCTTGTTAGTGCAGTTATCACAGAAGAGACCCCTTCCTGGGGCAGAGCAACTCTGCAAAAGATTCATGAAGCATCGCCCCATCGTACCCAAAGCCCCTGTCCGTATTATCAGCACTGTGGTGGCTGCAACCTCCAGCACCTAACCTATACTATGCAACTGCAGATTAAACAACAATTGCTGCAGGACCATTTTACCAGAATTGGCGGCATAAACCGCCTTCCACACATCAATATTGTTGCCTCTGAACCCTATGGATACCGGAATCGTATGCAGTTTCACCGCGTCCCAAAACCAAAGACAGGACAAAGCCGGGTGGGCTTAAAAGAACGGTCCAGTGATCAGGTACTTCCCATAGAAACCTGTCCCATTGCTAATGCAGGTATTCAACGAGCCTTGCAAGCTAAAGAACTGGTACCGCCTCCTGCGCTTGATCGATTCACCGTTTATTCTCGTTTCGATATGTTCTTACAAGAAGGTAAACAACAACGGGGAACGGTACCGCTTTTAGGTGCCCCAATTCATATGGATGCAGGTGTCTTTTTCCAGAGTAATGCCCAAGTCCTGGAAAAACTGCTTGAAACAGTCCGATCCGTAGCAGCTCAGGCAGACCACAGCCTTCCTGCAGGGGATCTGTATTGTGGAGTGGGAACCTTTGCCTATTTTATCCAGGACATCTTTTCTGCGCTGGATCTTATGGAAGAGAACCCAAAAGCTCTTGCATTAGCAAAGGAAAACATTACCCACTCACAGGCCCGTTACTTTGCAGTGAGCGATGAACAATGGGCAAAGCAGGCACTGACAAAACATCAAGCTCATCGTTATGGTTTTATGGTTCTGGACCCTCCTCGGGAAGGTCTTTCCCCTTCTCTTCGAAACTATCTCTCTACAGAAGGACCACCATTGATTGCTTATGTTTCCTGTGATCCAGCAACCCAGGCAAGGGACTGCAAAAGCCTTGTTCAGGCAGGTTATACCCTGGAACGATTGGAGTTCTATGATTTTTATCCACAGACATCCCATATAGAAAGCCTTGCAGTTCTGCGGAGAGCTTGA
- a CDS encoding PQQ-binding-like beta-propeller repeat protein codes for MNRLRVILQLNFRSLWLLIAIGIHGSLFGQQEASEAKWRQALGGKVLSIPVAQAESVVLVTDDGILRSYSYTSRPLWQFDARGKLMPFVSRSREGTSYICRQDGTLMAVNRSGRLLWTKKIPGMVVESPLIGWDGRLFIPLEQSIFCISAAGDQRWAIQLDAPLALPPVSDGGGGILITLKTNQVLNISPIGKVHGLKLTDTPSVLVSAPVATSGSVQSSFLVYYQNGKGEWRSFTGLQKELPSLSGIPVAGNRNGSKVAVLLDSGQLHTISLENNRILWTGTGPVKIHGEQTTFPLPGKTNTRPYLLFDERGIYVQRLSGATGFTEDGRRLWTITIDGAASSPGFSDEGILYSGGNDWILYAYKLEDRVRSVVRSIYGPAPEGIYRLESLADPEITTDPFFLNESNLINKLSYIESLLDNGTIGIEEPESLAILMYIASSGQQNRGMPFQLQPPVQPLYRSWAIRLLARLGSRETIPFLTNLATKETDNLVVSEIATAIGHIGVDPEGLALAAFEELMHSGLFRQDERVLAAIAKSIGALCRFSGPPLSNAGIPYLIKLSEADKAPVVRSNAEKALKSMIE; via the coding sequence ATGAACCGATTGCGGGTAATACTACAGCTCAACTTTAGGAGTCTCTGGTTACTAATCGCTATAGGCATACATGGCTCATTATTTGGTCAGCAGGAAGCCTCTGAGGCAAAGTGGCGCCAGGCATTGGGAGGCAAAGTATTAAGTATCCCCGTTGCTCAGGCCGAGTCGGTGGTTTTGGTAACCGATGACGGCATACTCCGTTCTTATAGCTACACCAGCCGACCACTCTGGCAATTTGATGCCAGGGGAAAACTCATGCCCTTTGTCAGCCGTTCTAGAGAAGGAACGAGTTATATTTGCCGTCAGGATGGTACCCTCATGGCGGTAAATCGATCAGGGAGACTCCTTTGGACTAAAAAAATACCTGGCATGGTTGTGGAAAGTCCCCTCATCGGATGGGATGGTCGGCTTTTTATTCCCCTGGAACAATCAATATTCTGTATCAGTGCCGCCGGGGACCAGCGATGGGCGATCCAGCTTGATGCACCCCTGGCATTGCCTCCGGTGTCTGACGGAGGTGGCGGTATTCTTATCACATTAAAAACTAATCAGGTCCTGAACATTTCCCCAATCGGCAAGGTTCATGGACTCAAACTTACGGATACCCCATCGGTTCTTGTATCTGCACCGGTGGCAACTTCGGGGTCTGTACAGTCTTCATTCCTTGTGTATTACCAGAACGGCAAGGGCGAATGGCGCAGTTTTACTGGCCTTCAGAAGGAGCTTCCGAGTCTATCAGGGATCCCTGTCGCAGGGAATCGGAACGGGTCTAAAGTTGCCGTACTCCTTGATTCAGGGCAACTACATACCATTTCTTTAGAAAACAACCGTATCCTTTGGACCGGTACCGGACCGGTAAAAATACATGGAGAACAGACAACTTTTCCCCTACCAGGGAAAACCAATACCCGGCCCTACCTTCTGTTTGATGAACGGGGTATCTATGTGCAGAGGCTTTCTGGTGCCACGGGCTTTACCGAAGATGGCAGACGATTGTGGACCATTACCATCGATGGAGCAGCTTCAAGCCCCGGCTTCTCCGATGAGGGCATTCTGTATTCTGGTGGAAATGACTGGATACTCTATGCCTACAAACTAGAGGACCGGGTTCGTTCCGTAGTCCGTTCGATCTATGGCCCTGCTCCGGAAGGAATTTATCGGCTCGAAAGTCTTGCAGACCCAGAAATCACAACAGATCCCTTTTTCTTGAACGAATCCAATTTGATAAACAAGCTATCTTACATTGAATCATTACTGGATAACGGAACAATTGGTATTGAAGAACCTGAAAGTCTTGCAATACTCATGTATATTGCATCTTCGGGACAACAAAACCGTGGCATGCCCTTTCAGCTGCAACCTCCGGTGCAGCCCTTGTATCGTTCCTGGGCAATCCGCCTCCTTGCCCGACTAGGTTCACGGGAAACGATACCCTTTTTAACTAATTTAGCAACAAAAGAAACGGACAACCTTGTGGTTTCCGAAATTGCCACTGCAATTGGTCATATCGGTGTAGATCCCGAAGGGCTCGCCCTGGCAGCCTTTGAAGAACTTATGCATTCAGGTTTATTCCGTCAGGATGAACGTGTTCTCGCTGCTATTGCCAAATCTATAGGAGCCCTGTGCCGTTTTTCTGGTCCGCCCCTTAGCAACGCAGGAATTCCCTATCTTATTAAACTTAGTGAAGCAGATAAAGCACCAGTTGTACGTTCTAATGCAGAAAAGGCGTTGAAAAGCATGATTGAATAG
- a CDS encoding alpha/beta hydrolase, producing MKEQTRYISSKDGIHIFVRIWSPDVSPRAVVQVVHGMAEHSKRYGLLAEALCAAGIEVWADDHRGHGQTAQCGKNPLDAGGLLGHCADRDGFYKVVADLELLSRDIRKERPNVPLFLFGHSWGSFLAQAYIEQFGQNLAGCILSGTRGPGGPEEVIGAALAGLIAIVKGGKKFSPLVYRLADGPYNKVFKPNRTQFDWLSRDNAEVDTYVADPLCGFPCSVAFYRDLAQGLRSIHTQEAMDRIPTNLPIFVFAGSADPVGEMGKSPTKLVEAYKQLGIKDLEFILYPEGRHEMLNEINREEVIQNLLSWITRHLH from the coding sequence ATGAAGGAACAAACTCGTTATATTTCATCAAAGGATGGAATACATATCTTTGTCCGTATCTGGAGTCCCGATGTATCACCCAGGGCGGTTGTACAGGTTGTCCATGGTATGGCGGAACATTCAAAGCGATATGGTCTTCTGGCAGAGGCCCTCTGTGCTGCGGGTATTGAGGTGTGGGCCGATGATCATCGTGGTCATGGTCAAACTGCACAATGCGGAAAAAATCCTCTCGATGCTGGTGGGTTGCTGGGGCATTGTGCTGATAGAGACGGATTTTACAAAGTTGTGGCAGATCTGGAACTACTCAGTAGGGATATTCGGAAAGAGCGCCCAAATGTGCCACTATTTTTATTCGGTCACTCCTGGGGGTCTTTTCTTGCCCAGGCCTATATTGAGCAATTTGGACAAAACCTGGCGGGTTGTATACTTTCAGGAACCCGTGGCCCGGGAGGACCAGAAGAAGTTATTGGTGCAGCGCTGGCAGGGCTTATTGCAATTGTAAAGGGGGGCAAAAAATTCTCTCCCCTTGTGTATCGCCTCGCAGATGGCCCATATAACAAGGTTTTTAAGCCAAACCGTACCCAATTCGATTGGTTGTCTCGAGATAATGCGGAGGTCGATACCTATGTGGCGGATCCACTTTGCGGGTTTCCCTGTTCTGTTGCGTTTTATCGAGATCTCGCGCAGGGACTCCGAAGTATACATACCCAAGAGGCTATGGACAGAATACCAACAAATTTGCCAATATTTGTTTTTGCCGGTTCAGCAGACCCGGTGGGTGAAATGGGAAAGAGTCCCACAAAGCTGGTCGAAGCCTATAAACAGCTGGGGATTAAGGATCTGGAATTTATTCTGTACCCTGAAGGTCGGCATGAGATGCTCAATGAAATAAATAGGGAAGAGGTTATCCAGAATCTGCTTTCCTGGATCACTCGGCATCTGCATTAA
- the pcnB gene encoding polynucleotide adenylyltransferase PcnB, with amino-acid sequence MRFRYSTDERGRPVKKAIVYTSDEHHINSFDVDIEAVRIVGRLKQAGHESFIVGGAVRDLIVGKKPKDFDIVTSASPSQIKRLFRNARIIGRRFRLVHVYVGDTIYEVATFRSLRDGHNGNTYGTIEEDVLRRDFTLNALFYDPKEQVVVDYVEGFKDIKTRLIRPIIPLSVMFKDDPVRMLRAVKYAATTGFRLSLPLRWKIKQQAHLLDTVSPSRRTEELFKIINSGNSFAIVDQLLKFSLYQYLQPNAVSMMSSDAKFKNLYMQSLLALDQLIKCGKELQSGEVISYFIRDYLNTIVDWKQEPFEAYRAALTACRAYVLPMNPPRIELENAVRLLFREHGIGIKKARTFEKGRNKEAIPEPANEATQVPGSQGPKKRRRRRKNKPT; translated from the coding sequence TTGCGTTTCAGATATTCTACCGATGAACGTGGTCGCCCTGTAAAGAAGGCGATCGTTTATACTTCAGATGAACATCACATTAACAGCTTCGATGTCGATATCGAAGCTGTTCGTATTGTAGGTCGTTTAAAACAGGCGGGACATGAAAGCTTTATAGTGGGTGGAGCAGTCCGGGATCTTATTGTTGGTAAAAAACCAAAGGATTTTGATATTGTAACCAGTGCAAGCCCCTCACAAATCAAACGGCTTTTCAGAAATGCCCGGATTATTGGCCGGCGTTTCAGGCTTGTCCATGTTTATGTTGGTGATACGATTTATGAGGTGGCCACCTTTCGTTCCCTTAGAGATGGACACAACGGAAATACCTACGGAACCATAGAAGAGGATGTACTCCGCCGAGATTTTACCCTGAATGCTCTTTTCTATGACCCAAAAGAACAGGTTGTTGTCGATTATGTGGAAGGTTTTAAGGATATCAAGACAAGGTTAATCCGACCAATTATTCCTCTTTCGGTTATGTTTAAGGATGATCCAGTTCGGATGCTCAGGGCGGTAAAATATGCTGCCACAACGGGCTTTAGACTATCCTTACCGCTACGTTGGAAGATCAAACAGCAAGCTCACCTGCTTGATACGGTGTCGCCATCCCGGCGTACGGAAGAACTATTTAAAATTATCAATTCGGGAAATTCCTTTGCTATTGTAGATCAACTTCTAAAATTTTCCCTTTACCAGTATCTTCAACCCAACGCAGTGAGTATGATGTCGTCCGATGCAAAGTTTAAAAATCTATATATGCAGAGTCTTTTGGCATTGGATCAGCTTATTAAATGTGGCAAAGAGCTCCAGAGCGGTGAAGTTATAAGCTATTTTATAAGGGATTATCTTAATACGATTGTAGATTGGAAACAGGAACCCTTCGAAGCCTACAGGGCAGCCCTTACCGCATGCCGGGCTTATGTGTTACCGATGAATCCACCCCGTATAGAGCTTGAAAATGCGGTACGGCTCCTGTTCCGAGAACATGGCATTGGCATTAAAAAAGCACGTACCTTTGAAAAGGGCCGGAACAAGGAAGCTATTCCTGAGCCTGCGAATGAAGCAACACAAGTCCCTGGAAGTCAGGGACCAAAAAAAAGGCGCCGCAGGCGTAAGAACAAGCCTACTTAA